In Populus trichocarpa isolate Nisqually-1 chromosome 7, P.trichocarpa_v4.1, whole genome shotgun sequence, the following proteins share a genomic window:
- the LOC7473131 gene encoding oxygen-evolving enhancer protein 1, chloroplastic, translated as MAASLQAAATLMQPTKVGVPSRTSLQLRSSQSVSKAFGLEPASARISCSLQSDLKDLAQKCVDASKIAGFALATSALVVSGASAEGVPKRLTYEEIQSKTYMEVKGSGTANQCPTIDGGLDSFAFKPGKYNAKKICLEPTSFTVKAEGINKNSPPDFQKTKLMTRLTYTLDEIEGPFEVSSDGNIKFEEKDGIDYAAVTVQLPGGERVPFLFTIKQLVASGKPDSFSGDFLVPSYRGSSFLDPKGRGGSTGYDNAVALPAGGRGDEEELTKENIKNTASSTGKITLSVTKSKPETGEVIGVFESVQPSDTDLGAKTPKDVKIQGIWYAQLDQ; from the exons ATGGCAGCCTCACTGCAAGCAGCAGCTACACTGATGCAACCCACCAAGGTGGGTGTGCCTTCTAGGACCAGCCTTCAACTAAGGTCTTCTCAAAGTGTTTCCAAGGCTTTTGGCTTGGAACCAGCTAGTGCTAGGATTTCTTGCTCTTTGCAATCTGACCTTAAAGACTTGGCTCAAAAGTGTGTAGATGCTAGTAAGATAGCTGGTTTTGCTCTTGCTACTTCAGCTCTTGTTGTCTCG GGAGCAAGTGCTGAAGGAGTTCCGAAGAGGCTGACCTATGAAGAAATCCAGAGCAAGACATACATGGAAGTAAAAGGATCTGGAACTGCTAACCAATGCCCAACCATTGACGGAGGACTTGATTCATTTGCCTTCAAGCCCGGCAAATACAATGCTAAGAAGATCTGCTTAGAGCCAACTTCATTCACAGTCAAGGCTGAAGGTATAAACAAGAATTCCCCACCTGATTTCCAAAAAACTAAGCTTATGACACGTTTAACCTACACTCTTGACGAGATTGAGGGACCTTTCGAAGTCTCTTCTGATGGAAACATCAAGTTTGAGGAGAAAGATGGCATTGACTATGCTGCTGTGACTGTTCAGCTACCTGGTGGTGAGCGTGTGCCTTTCCTTTTCACCATTAAACAGTTGGTTGCATCAGGAAAACCAGACAGCTTCAGTGGAGATTTCCTTGTACCATCCTACCGGGGCTCTTCTTTCCTGGACCCAAAGGGAAGAGGTGGTTCAACCGGTTATGACAATGCAGTTGCATTGCCTGCTGGAGGCAGAGGGGATGAGGAGGAACTAACCAAGGAAAACATCAAGAACACCGCATCATCAACAGGTAAAATCACCCTAAGTGTTACCAAGAGCAAGCCTGAGACCGGAGAGGTCATAGGAGTGTTTGAGAGTGTCCAGCCATCCGATACTGATTTGGGAGCAAAGACCCCAAAGGATGTCAAGATCCAGGGGATCTGGTATGCTCAGCTTGATCAATAG